Proteins co-encoded in one Diaminobutyricimonas sp. LJ205 genomic window:
- the pth gene encoding aminoacyl-tRNA hydrolase, with protein MDSNNWLVVGLGNPGPDYAGNRHNVGHMVLAELAHRMSASFKTHKTNAAVAEGRSFPAGPKLILAKPNTYMNVSGGPVAALLRFYKIEPEQLIVIHDDLDIPFDSIRLKSGGGHGGQNGVRDIIKAVGTPDFIRVRVGIGRPPGRQSPADYVLHDFASAERAVLPNLLSDAADAALQIASEGLLAAQQKFHAPSV; from the coding sequence GTGGACAGCAACAACTGGCTGGTAGTCGGGCTCGGTAACCCCGGGCCCGACTACGCCGGTAATCGGCATAACGTCGGCCATATGGTGCTCGCCGAGCTCGCGCACCGGATGTCCGCGTCGTTCAAGACGCACAAGACGAACGCTGCCGTGGCCGAGGGGCGGAGCTTCCCGGCCGGCCCGAAGCTGATTCTCGCGAAGCCGAACACCTACATGAACGTGTCGGGTGGACCGGTCGCCGCGCTGCTGCGCTTCTACAAGATCGAGCCCGAGCAGCTCATCGTCATCCATGACGACCTCGACATCCCGTTCGACTCGATCCGACTGAAGTCCGGCGGCGGGCACGGCGGACAGAACGGCGTGCGCGACATCATCAAGGCCGTCGGCACTCCGGACTTCATCCGGGTGCGGGTCGGTATCGGCCGCCCGCCCGGCCGCCAGTCGCCGGCGGACTACGTGCTGCACGACTTCGCGTCCGCCGAGCGCGCGGTGCTTCCGAACCTGCTGTCGGATGCCGCGGACGCCGCCCTGCAGATCGCTTCCGAGGGACTTCTCGCGGCGCAGCAGAAATTCCACGCGCCGAGCGTCTGA
- a CDS encoding 50S ribosomal protein L25/general stress protein Ctc has protein sequence MSDDTKLTAELRTQFGKGAARKIRAANKIPAVIYGHGTDPQHVTLPGHETMLIIRKANAVLELDIDGKPELALVKDVQRDPVRQIIEHIDLIVVKKGEKVQVEVPVHIEGESYPGTIHVSSLNTIKLEVEATHIPESVVVSIEGLEEGSQIHTKDIELPTGATLADDPELLVVHIMVPAAASVGEAEGEAEAAAAEESAE, from the coding sequence ATGTCTGACGACACCAAACTCACGGCAGAACTCCGTACGCAGTTCGGCAAGGGCGCTGCCCGCAAGATCCGTGCTGCGAACAAGATCCCCGCGGTCATCTACGGCCACGGCACCGACCCGCAGCACGTGACCCTGCCCGGTCACGAGACCATGCTGATCATCCGCAAGGCCAACGCCGTGCTCGAGCTCGACATCGACGGCAAGCCGGAGCTGGCCCTCGTCAAGGACGTGCAGCGTGACCCGGTGCGCCAGATCATCGAGCACATCGACCTCATCGTCGTCAAGAAGGGCGAGAAGGTCCAGGTCGAGGTCCCGGTGCACATCGAGGGCGAGTCGTACCCCGGCACCATCCACGTGTCGAGCCTGAACACCATCAAGCTCGAGGTCGAGGCGACCCACATCCCCGAGAGCGTCGTCGTGTCGATCGAGGGCCTCGAAGAGGGTTCGCAGATCCACACCAAGGACATCGAGCTGCCCACGGGCGCGACCCTGGCCGATGACCCCGAACTCCTCGTCGTGCACATCATGGTGCCCGCCGCCGCTTCGGTTGGCGAGGCTGAGGGCGAAGCTGAGGCTGCCGCCGCTGAAGAGTCGGCCGAGTAA